In Halorussus limi, a genomic segment contains:
- a CDS encoding DUF7563 family protein — MPECQNCGAFVTREFERVFAGRDGEVHGCFECKQKTAIKNGGATRA; from the coding sequence ATGCCAGAGTGTCAGAACTGCGGCGCGTTCGTCACGCGGGAGTTCGAGCGAGTCTTCGCCGGGCGCGACGGCGAAGTCCACGGCTGTTTCGAGTGCAAACAGAAGACCGCCATCAAGAACGGCGGGGCGACCCGGGCGTAA